The region AGCACTTCATCAACCATGTGGCCCTGCTCGCCCTGGCCGAGAAGCTCGATAGGACGAAATATCGGTATATTCCCCTGAATCGCCGTAAACCCAAAATGGGTGATGACGTTAAGATGGCCTTTTTGGGACCACCTACTTATAAGGTCACTCTTTACAACACCCGGGTTTTCGACCACGATCGTTGCCATGTCCACTACGGTCTCAAGGACTTATTCCATGTGTCCACCTTCGAGCCGGACTTCTTCTGTGTGAGGAACAAGAAGCACTCGATTAAGAGCACCTGCAGCACCCGACCCGGAGATCCCTTACTGGTGGATAACAAGCTGGTGGGGGTTAATATATATGGAGAGCACTGCGACGAGGACGATGACACCACCAACATGGACATATACCTACCGATCAGGGTAGTAATACCATTCATCCAGATGGCCACGGACGCACTGAGGGCTTTCACTGGCTCGGGTCCCTATAATACCTCTTTGAAGGGTCCGCTTTCACCTCTGCTCCAGTCCTTGGCCGATAGAGAACCCAATATTTATGTTGGCGCCCATGTTCCCCAAATTCCCTTCGACAGTGCCCTCAATGGTGGAACCCCTGATGATGACAGGGCCTCAATTGAGCACCATGTTGAACAAGCTCCCGAATATTATTAGTTCTGTTGAAAACACAACTAAGGATATGGGCTTGATTTGATAAGGATAATTTCTGAGAGACATAGGGAACATATTTGTATTCTTCTTagctacaaaaataaaagtttgtttaaataaatggtagaagttaatatttttgttttcattacaAATATACCGTAATTGGCATTGAAAATCAATTGTAGGCGTCTCAAATAGATTATGTAACTTTATcgcaaattgaaaaatattatatagacAGTACCAGCGGATTTCTTCAGCCAACATGCTACGTCCACTCTGGATTTTAGGATTTGT is a window of Drosophila biarmipes strain raj3 chromosome 3R, RU_DBia_V1.1, whole genome shotgun sequence DNA encoding:
- the LOC108024424 gene encoding uncharacterized protein LOC108024424, producing MRLPITCILLIVGLDYSASMWIKRYVENYHRPTYRNRAHSSSKHVDYNREALENRGKSRTLETRTRTPFDAAKDVSYYVNVLNEGSVICAGALISHRMVITSTHCFFATGVDATYEFTAKKMTILTAIDFAPNTEPHQVKAFFMPVNRDKHFINHVALLALAEKLDRTKYRYIPLNRRKPKMGDDVKMAFLGPPTYKVTLYNTRVFDHDRCHVHYGLKDLFHVSTFEPDFFCVRNKKHSIKSTCSTRPGDPLLVDNKLVGVNIYGEHCDEDDDTTNMDIYLPIRVVIPFIQMATDALRAFTGSGPYNTSLKGPLSPLLQSLADREPNIYVGAHVPQIPFDSALNGGTPDDDRASIEHHVEQAPEYY